From Oreochromis niloticus isolate F11D_XX linkage group LG15, O_niloticus_UMD_NMBU, whole genome shotgun sequence:
AAAGAGCCAAAAGTATCACCACTGTTACCCTTGGGGTGCTGTAGCAAACTTTTTAGGCTCAAGATTAACCTGTTTattagagcagcggtccccgaccttttttgcgccacggagcggtttatgtctgacaatattttcacggactggcctttaaggtgttgcagataaatacaacaaaataaaaccagtaccggtaccagaaaaaagatttattcatatcgaacaggaaaagacccagggaaaccgagttaacgataaaaaataacaataaaaaccaataaaatccctgaaaaccataaatttcacacccaagcctcaactcttgcggcccggtaccaaacggcTCACGGAACTGGTCTGTGGTTCGGGGGTTGAGGACCGCTGTATTAGAGTGAATGTGCAACCAGCCCCATGAGTTTTCTCTCAGCGTGACTTGGGTACATATTAGCTTATGAGGCAGGAACAGAAGGTCTTTTGctgccatgatgccaggtctctcttggaaatgagttttgaatctcagtgagatttttacctggataaataaaggattaattaataaaaattaaaaaataagctATATCCAATGTCCAGTCCAACAATGAAATGGGTAGATGTAGTATTCACACCCAGATGTCTTTGATAGGTCATCCTGGCAAACTTGAACAGGTAAACCTCGGGCTTACATCCAACAGAATGGTTTCACAGTAATTTTCTTTCACTACTATAATTTGAGCTAAAATTCTCAACAGTACACACACCAGTAGATCAGGTTGAAGAGGATATATGCGCCTGGGAAAATCATACGAGAGTATGTGTCAATGGCGTGGGTGTTCTGAATGATCCGGAAGCCACGGATGCCCTTCTTCTTGGTGCCAGTGGACTCGTTGTCCAAAGACAGATGCACTACCATCTGTTCCTGTTTATCTGATATGTCCTCGGCAACCATCGAGGCTCTTGTGTATCCCGCCAGACTGTTGGCATCTTCCTCACTGTATGTCCCATCTAGCATCATGGTCTTGGTATGGGGCATGCCACATGTGCAAGGGAGTGTCTGGGACTAGGTGAAATAGACAAAAGGAATCATAATTAAAAAGGTTTGATCACTGTTTGAGATGTGTGAGTTTTGTAAAAGGTGCCTGTACCTGTTCTTTAACTTTTTCTCTGAGTTTGCGGTCTTTCCCATCCCTCAAAGTTGTCAGGTAGTTTACGGCAGCGTATTCTAGCACAGACAGGAAGACGAAGACAAAACTGACCCAGAGGTAAATGTCCACAGCTTTGATGTAGGAGACCCTGGGCATGGAAGCATTCACTCCAGTAATGATGGTGGACATGGTGAGCACCGTAGTTATACCTGAAGAGCATACAAGGTCTTGTTAGCGCAGCAGTCAATGAACTACGACAGAGGGTCATTTTAATGGCCAAAAAGAGCTAACCgatttacattttcacattttcacatctgATGTCCTTAGGAAACATATTCAGTTTTAACAGGCAACAGTTACAATGATGCAGATCCTCTTACCTAATGAGACTCTGGCAGGGACAGCCCTGCGGTCAATCCAGAAGGACACCCAGGACAGCATCACCATTAGAGTAGCAGGGAAGTAGGTCTGCAGTAGAAAAAAGAAGATGTGACGCCGCAGCGTGAAGTTGATGTACAGACGGTTGTACCAACCTGGAGATAGAATAAGTGAGGAATGAGTAAAACACAATATACTTTTTGCTTTATGTGATAGAggtaaagcagaaaaaaataaggtaaaatgACAGAACATGAGAAAATTAACTTatgaattaaaaattaaaagctCTTGAAAGCTATTTGGTCTTTCCTTAGGTTGGAATGGAAGAAACTGCTTCTGTTGACAGAAGGAGTTTCTGTAATTAATTGATTGATTGCAGTATTGTGTGGTGGCTTTTACAGAAAGGCAAGCAGAGATGATTATTAACAACTTTATCACAGTCCATCTTCTCTACACCGTACATGTTAGCCAAGGTGGTTATTTagaagtagaatgggaggcagagccttcagttttcaggctcctcttctatggaaccagcttctagtttggattcgggagacagacactatctgtacttttaagattaggcttaaagctttcctttttgctaaatcatatagttagggctggatcaggtgaccctgaatcctcccttaggtATGCTGccataggtgtaggctgctgggggattcccatgatgcactgggtgcttcttcttcactcactatgtgttaatagacctctcagCATTGAATCAttcttgttattaatctctggctctcttccacagcatgtcttttatcctgccttccttctctcaccccaacgaatcgcagcagatggccccgcccctccctgagcctggttctgccggaggtttcttcctgttaaaagggagtttttcattcccactatcaccaaagtgcttgctcatagggggtcatgtgattgttgggtttttctctataTGTATTATTgaagggtctaccttacaatgcaaagcgccttgaggtgactgttgttgtgatttagtgctgTGTAAATGAAagtgaattgaactgaattgaattgaatgaagGTGGTTAGCAACTGCAAACTTATCTGTTCTGCTGCTAAATCACTGAATCTTATTTacttgctaatgctaactgagtTTCCATAACACATTGAAATTGATCTAAGAGCAGCAAAAGTCTTAAGTGCCtttaggcaactgttgttgggattttggactatagaaataaaacttaattgaaCTAAAAGCTGAGCCAACGGCAGCTTGCCTCGCGTGCTCCTCTCTCATCAGTTTACACTCAAAGACCAGAGATTTATTCACAATTGACACATGCAAACCACCAGAATAAAGCTGCTGGCCTCTCAGCCTGCCCAGCTCCAGTCATTGTTACTGGGAGATGGACATGCTCtaagagacagagacacacttTACTACGAGATGAAATAAGCACAGCTTTCAGCGGCAATATCTGACtgtggccacaagatggcagtaatgtAAGGGCCAGATGTACATATTAATTGACAGACTAGGACTTTTTGACAGCACTGTCTGAGATGAAAATTGCTCTAGTTTGGTAAGTTTAAACGTATAAATTTCTACTTTTAGGTTTGACAAGGCAAATGCACTTGTACTAATCTACTGATGGATAGCCAATGCGGAACTCTAATCTGTTTGCCACATGGGCACACAGCCTACCTGTGGGAACCAGAAATCTGGCTGGGTTATAGGGGATCTACTTATTACTAACCTATGTATTTTACTCAGAGACATCCAAATTAGTTAGTTTATAACTTTGTTATGTTTGCATTGTGTTttctaattatttattttttcattgatATTGTGGCtcttcattaaattaaactAGAGAGattgtttactttttttgtaAGTGTTCAAACTGACAAATTTAGCAGGAAATCAAAGAGTTTTTTTCCTCCACTCTATGAACATGTTTTGGGATTTTTTAACTTGCCCCACTGAGGTTCAGCTCAGTCAGCAGGATGACTTCTGACTGTAATAGCTGGATCTGGCTGAGCCATCAGCAGACATCAGAGGAAATATGTAAACCTCTCCCAACTTAGTTTGGCTTAGTTTACTGATTAAACATGAAATTAACTCTAGAATCTCTCCCAGATAATCATAATGTTGATGCTAAAACAGGATTTTCATATATGGCCCCTCAACAATATACAGGGACTTAAGATTATTTCCCCTAAATCTTCGGTTTTTGTGGAGCAGTTGTAAGAGTGACCAATCTAGTCTTACACAAAATATGTATGTATAAGTGAaatttgggtttgttttcctTCTCAACCTGTGCTGCTGTAGAAAGCCAGCCTGGAGGTAGTGTGAAACTTCTGAATCAGGAACTGAGACAGAGAAATCCTGTCATCTGTGCTCAGGGACTCATCGCCACTTTTCCAATAAAGCATCAGGTCCTCATCTGTGTAAGCATCTGCAGGACAGAAAGTAGGAATGGAAACAGCAGTCATTTGAATGGACATAGCTGGACCTGTGATAAGCAAATAGAGCAAATTCATAAATTCAATAAAAGCTTGTATTCTGCTGATGGCTGAGtttcaaataaaaactaaactaatactactaataataatcaaTTCACAATTTATTAACCACCGCCCCTCTTTGTTGTAGGTTTGCTCATttacacaaaaataaacagtctctaatttttatgGTTGTCTTTTCAATGAAgaaagacagaatatcaaccaaaaagctgaaattgatttgCATATCATTAAGGGAAAAGTACACAAATAATAAATAGATCTCCTACAGTCCAGCCAGAATTCTGGCTTCCATAGATGGGTTCTGTGCCAATGTGGCATACACTTAACCAGTTACAGACAGTCCTGATCTCAACTAAGTTTGTGTATAAAGCACACCTGTCCACAGAATCAATTCCAGCTTCTCCATCACCGCTGgcaagaccaaagagctgtcaaTGGATATCAAGAACAAGGCTGTAGATCTGCATGATGTTATAGAGGGCTACAAGACCATCATTGGTGAGAAGGTGACACTTGTTGATGCAATTATTCGAAAATGGAAGAGTGGAGCTCAATGCAAGATTTTACTTTATGGGGTGAAGACGATTATGAGAAAGGTGGTGGATCAGCCTAAAACTACACGGGAGGGGTCTGTTAACGATCTGAAGGCAGATGGGATCACAGTCAGCGAGAATACCATTAGTAAGACACTACACTGTAATGGACTGAAATCTTACAGCACCCAAAAGGTCTCCCCACTCAAGAAGGCATCTGTGTAGACCCACCTTAAGTTGGCCATGAACATCTAAACGATTCAGAGAAGGCCTGGGAGAAAGcgctgtggtcagatgaaaccaaaattgAGTTCTTTGGTATCAGCTGTGTTTGCAAAGAGAATTGCTGAGTATGACCCAAAGTCTTCCCACAGTTAAACACAGATGTGGAAACATGATGTTGTGTGACTTTTTCTGCTAAGGTAGATGACGACTTCACCGCATTGACACTGCAAATCTTGGATGACACCGTCCTTCTAGCATGACAGTCACCTAAACCATACCACAAggcaacaaaggagtggctaAAGAAGAAGCAAATTAACATCATGGAGTTGGCTAGCAGGTCTCCACTTTTGGTTTGGATTTTTGGTTGACATTCTgaaactgttcatttctttgtgagTGAACTTAGAAATTTAGCAGGggataaaattattatttcccCCACTGCATAGCAGCACAAGATGGAGTCTCGTGGTCTAAGAATACTTACAGCTCTCCAGCTCCAGTGTACATGTCTGTGAGTCCAGAGGGAAACGACTAAAATCCATGTTGCAAGCTGCAGTAACTGTTACTCTGTGGAATTAAAAGCAGAATATAAACCTTAGTAACTCTACACAGGTGGCTCTTTCTTGCAAGGCATTTGTTTCCTGTCTTCACCTCAGGCTGTAAAGAACATGACCATCTGGGAAGACCCTTAACATGATGTTGTCAGTAGTGGTGTCGTGGATGAAGGACCTCTTGGAATGGACAAAGAACACATCAGGTACCCATATTTTCTTCACCAGGCGACCATCAAAGGTCATGCTTTTGTTTGTAGCGCTTGGGAATGCCAGCCTTTCATCTTTCCAGTAGTGCCTCAGGTACAGAGTCATGGTGAAGTCCTGAGATAATGGGAGAAAGAAGACAGCATTGGGATTAAAAGGTCTTGCTATCCctaatttattgattttttcctGGGATTacatcactgcagccagtgGCTGCTGGATTTTTGAAGTTGTTTACAGATAAATGTACAGTAAGCCAAAATGCTGAACATATGTTAACCAAGTACAGTCCGCAGGCTTCATTTGGTCCTAGAAtacccttttttttctccttcgtCCTCTACGTTGCTCTGTAGGCAGGAATGGTTACGCCCGTGCATGCCCCCTCCACACCACAGATAAtcttttgtcctgttctcatagTATTACAATTATATAACAACAGATTTATAATGACTAATGACTGTAGCAACATGTACTCTTGGCACCAAGTGAACAAGTACCTTTGATGTTGCATAAGACCAGTTTAGGGGCATGTCTGAGTCTttcacatgattaataacttaTGTCTACTAATCAGAGATGATTCCACCTTTAAAGATCTGAAGTATGTGTTCTTGCATATTTCCAGTTCATGGTTTTAATAACCCATATACTGGTATATTGGGTGATGTAAACTTTTGcttcatggttttttttttttatatcactgTCAAAAGCAAAACTGCTTTGTAAGAATAAATtgaattttctgtcttttactAATTACAAATTGGAtttaacagaaacaaaatagCATATTTTCTTGTGTCACTAAATACTGTGCTGAGGGTTTTTGTTGCTACAGTCTGGTATAATTTAGTGTCTAATGCTACCTAATAACAGTGAGTGTTAGACAGCAACCACTGGAGTATTACAGAGcatgttttctgtctttatggCTGTCATTAAAGCATACTGAATGGCTTGCATTAAGCAATGAAAAGTAAACTCTGGCcagaaatatacagtatattatGTTGTCTAACAGTGGGTTTAGTGATATACATGAAATACGACAGACAGTGACTACATCCAtgcattcattttcttccactcaTCCAGGCTGGGTTGCAAGGAcacccagacctccctctctccaGTCACCTCCTCCCACTCATCTGGGGGAACACAGAGGCATTCCCAGGCTAGCTGAGAAATTGAATTCCttcagcatgtcctgggtctgtccTGTGCCCTTATTCCAGTAGGACATGCCCAAAACACGTCACCTAGGTAATACCCAGGTATCCTTATGACCACAGCTGAGGGATCAGAGTGCAGACTGACTGGTAAAGCTTTGTTATTATGCTTTTTATCACAATGGACCAATGCAGCATCTGCATCACAGTAGCCATGGCCCCAATCTGTCTGTTAATCTCCCACTTCCTTCTTCCCTGACCCATGAATAAGTTACTGCTCTTGGAGCAGTAACTTGTCCCTGACAATACTTTCTGCACAGCACTGTAGTTTAAACTCAAACTCACACACCTCCAAAGATACAGGTGAAATCAGTCCTGACaaacagtttttgccttgtgtACTGCCTCCTCTTCTCTTTACATCCATTCTCACCCTTAAAACTTCAGACTGTTTTCAGTGTGTAGGGCAGACTTGGGCTGGTTGTCACGTTGCTTATTACCGCCACACTAGAAGGCACTGTGACACTTTGTTGATATCACATATTTAACCATCACGAGCTGTCCATTTTACAgtgatcattttttaaaacacaaatagACTGAGTTGAGGAGGTATTTTATGTCATTTCTATAGGGTCGGAGTAATTTCATATGTTGGCTACCTGGTCTCAGAGCGGCTGCTCATCTCAGTGAGCCAAACCAGTTCTCATCCCAAAcagagatatgatgagagaaaaaacgTGAAGTGTGAATTAGAAGCTGAATAgtctgctgaaaaggggtgaagaaattgaactgtgtgctgtaaagaggtgaagaagctgaatcGGATATTAGAAAAGTTGCTGAAATCATACAAActttgcagaaatgtaataaattagcagaaatattaaacaagcAA
This genomic window contains:
- the LOC100693476 gene encoding gamma-aminobutyric acid receptor subunit rho-2 isoform X1 yields the protein MPRYTRVLLLVLCVSLIGECRKHRSRKKRWSAPAGTHKPAKELAGTPDTVVVGRPGSETRMVDGPLSKKVVDGTKTRKVKTSHLLRIDEHDFTMRPAFAGPAVPVGVDVQVESLDSISEVDMDFTMTLYLRHYWKDERLAFPSATNKSMTFDGRLVKKIWVPDVFFVHSKRSFIHDTTTDNIMLRVFPDGHVLYSLRVTVTAACNMDFSRFPLDSQTCTLELESYAYTDEDLMLYWKSGDESLSTDDRISLSQFLIQKFHTTSRLAFYSSTGWYNRLYINFTLRRHIFFFLLQTYFPATLMVMLSWVSFWIDRRAVPARVSLGITTVLTMSTIITGVNASMPRVSYIKAVDIYLWVSFVFVFLSVLEYAAVNYLTTLRDGKDRKLREKVKEQSQTLPCTCGMPHTKTMMLDGTYSEEDANSLAGYTRASMVAEDISDKQEQMVVHLSLDNESTGTKKKGIRGFRIIQNTHAIDTYSRMIFPGAYILFNLIYWCVYC
- the LOC100693476 gene encoding gamma-aminobutyric acid receptor subunit rho-2 isoform X2 — its product is MYVLLPLLQICLFISEGPAVPVGVDVQVESLDSISEVDMDFTMTLYLRHYWKDERLAFPSATNKSMTFDGRLVKKIWVPDVFFVHSKRSFIHDTTTDNIMLRVFPDGHVLYSLRVTVTAACNMDFSRFPLDSQTCTLELESYAYTDEDLMLYWKSGDESLSTDDRISLSQFLIQKFHTTSRLAFYSSTGWYNRLYINFTLRRHIFFFLLQTYFPATLMVMLSWVSFWIDRRAVPARVSLGITTVLTMSTIITGVNASMPRVSYIKAVDIYLWVSFVFVFLSVLEYAAVNYLTTLRDGKDRKLREKVKEQSQTLPCTCGMPHTKTMMLDGTYSEEDANSLAGYTRASMVAEDISDKQEQMVVHLSLDNESTGTKKKGIRGFRIIQNTHAIDTYSRMIFPGAYILFNLIYWCVYC